One window from the genome of Lachancea thermotolerans CBS 6340 chromosome B complete sequence encodes:
- the SSB2 gene encoding Hsp70 family ATPase SSB2 (highly similar to uniprot|P40150 Saccharomyces cerevisiae YNL209W SSB2 Ribosome-associated molecular chaperone heat shock protein of HSP70 family proposed to be involved in the folding of newly synthesized polypeptide chains homolog of SSB1): protein MAEGVFAGAVGIDLGTTYSCVATYESSVEIIANEQGNRVTPSFVAFTPEERLIGDAAKNQAALNPRNTVFDAKRLIGRRFDDESVQSDMKTWPFKVIDVNDAPMIEVEYLGETKTFSPQEISSMVLTKMKETAEAKIGKKVEKAVITVPAYFNDAQRQATKDAGAISGLNVLRIINEPTAAAIAYGLGAGKSDKERHVLIFDLGGGTFDVSLLHIAGGVYTVKSTSGNTHLGGQDFDTNMLDHFKAEFKKKTGLDISNDARALRRLRTAAERAKRTLSSVTQTTIEVDSLFEGEDFETSITRARFEDINAALFKSTLEPVEQVLKDAKIAKSQIDEVVLVGGSTRIPKVQKLLSDFFEGKQLEKSINPDEAVAYGAAVQGAILTGQSTSEDTKDLLLLDVAPLSLGVAMQGNVFAPVVPRNTTVPTIKRRTFTTVADHQTTVQFPVYQGERVNCSENTLLGEFDLKGIPPLPAGEPVLEAIFEVDANGILKVTAVEKSTGKSANITISNAVGRLSSDEIEKMVNQAEEFKAADEAFAKKHEARQRLESYVSSVEQTVTDPVLSSKMKRGAKSKIESALSDAMAALEIEDSSADDLRKAEVGLKRVVTKAMSTR from the coding sequence ATGGCTGAAGGTGTTTTCGCAGGTGCTGTCGGTATCGACTTGGGTACCACCTACTCTTGTGTTGCGACTTACGAGTCGTCGGTCGAGATTATCGCCAACGAACAAGGTAACAGAGTTACCCCATCGTTCGTTGCTTTCACTCCCGAGGAGAGACTAATTGGTGACGCTGCCAAGAACCAGGCTGCGTTGAACCCAAGAAACACCGTCTTCGACGCTAAGCGTTTGATCGGTAGAAGATTCGACGACGAGTCCGTCCAGAGCGACATGAAGACCTGGCCTTTCAAGGTCATCGACGTCAACGACGCCCCAATGATCGAGGTCGAGTACTTGGGTGAGACCAAGACTTTCTCCCCTCAGGAGATCTCCTCCATGGTCTTGACCAAGATGAAGGAGACCGCCGAGGCCAAGATCGGTAAGAAGGTCGAGAAGGCCGTCATCACCGTCCCAGCCTACTTTAACGACGCCCAGAGACAGGCTACCAAGGACGCCGGTGCCATTTCCGGTTTGAACGTTCTGCGTATCATCAACGAGCCTACCGCCGCCGCTATCGCTTACGGTCTAGGTGCTGGTAAGTCCGACAAGGAGAGACACGTCCTGATTTTCGACTTGGGTGGTGGTACTTTCGATGTTTCCTTGCTGCACATCGCCGGCGGTGTCTACACCGTCAAGTCTACCTCCGGTAACACTCACTTGGGTGGCCAGGACTTCGACACCAACATGTTGGACCACTTCAAGGCcgagttcaagaagaagaccgGTTTGGACATCTCCAACGACGCCAGAgccttgagaagattgagaACTGCCGCCGAGAGAGCTAAGAGAACTCTGTCTTCCGTCACCCAGACCACCATCGAGGTCGACTCTCTGTTCGAGGGTGAGGACTTCGAGACCTCTATCACCAGAGCTAGATTCGAGGACATCAACGCCGCCTTGTTCAAGTCTACCTTGGAGCCAGTCGAGCAAGTCCTAAAGGACGCCAAGATCGCCAAGTCCCAGATCGACGAGGTCGTCTTGGTCGGTGGTTCCACCAGAATCCCAAAGGTCCAGAAGTTGTTGTCCGACTTCTTCGAGGGTAAGCAGTTGGAGAAATCTATCAACCCAGACGAGGCTGTCGCCTACGGTGCCGCCGTCCAGGGTGCTATCCTGACCGGTCAGTCCACCTCTGAGGACACCAAGgacttgttgttgttggatGTCGCTCCATTGTCCCTGGGTGTTGCCATGCAGGGCAACGTCTTCGCCCCAGTCGTGCCAAGAAACACCACTGTCCCAACcatcaagagaagaactttCACTACCGTCGCTGACCACCAGACCACCGTTCAGTTCCCAGTCTACCAGGGTGAGCGTGTCAACTGTAGCGAGAACACCTTGTTGGGTGAGTTCGACTTGAAGGGTATCCCACCTTTGCCAGCTGGTGAGCCAGTCTTGGAGGCTATCTTCGAGGTTGACGCCAACGGTATCTTGAAGGTCACCGCCGTCGAGAAGTCCACCGGTAAGTCCGCCAACATCACTATCTCCAACGCTGTCGGCAGACTGTCTTCCGACGAGATCGAGAAGATGGTTAACCAGGCCGAGGAGTTCAAGGCCGCCGACGAGGCCTTCGCCAAGAAGCACGAGGCCAGACAGAGATTGGAGTCTTACGTCTCCTCTGTCGAGCAGACCGTCACCGACCCAGTCCTGTCTTCCAAGATGAAGAGAGGTGCCAAGTCCAAGATCGAGTCCGCTTTGTCCGACGCCATGGCTGCTTTGGAAATCGAGGACTCCTCTGCCGATGACTTGAGAAAGGCCGAGGTCGGCTTGAAGAGAGTCGTCACCAAGGCCATGTCCACTCGTTAA
- the SPS19 gene encoding 2,4-dienoyl-CoA reductase (NADPH) (highly similar to uniprot|P32573 Saccharomyces cerevisiae YNL202W SPS19 late sporulation specific gene which may function during spore wall formation peroxisomal 2 4-dienoyl-CoA reductase), producing MPNSLGDSFVKDGPWKADLFQGKVAFVTGGAGTICRVQTEALVLLGCKAAIVGRNPEKTLEAAREISKLSPRRDSTENDSVGGDSVLAIHSVDVREIGQLEQAVARTVERFGRIDFVIAGAAGNFIAPFSQLSANAFKSVVSIDLLGSFNTAKACLAELKKNKGAILFVSATFHYYGVPFQSHVGAAKAGVDALSNALAVELGVSGIRSNCIAPGVIEGTEGVSRLTGNVSEEQIRSKIPLQRFGTTRDIAETTVYLFSDAAKYVTGTVHIVDGGMWHLGTHFGRDLYPQNLLTEENAKL from the coding sequence ATGCCAAACTCGCTTGGTGATAGCTTTGTTAAGGACGGGCCCTGGAAAGCAGACCTTTTCCAGGGAAAAGTTGCATTCGTGACAGGCGGCGCTGGAACCATATGTCGGGTTCAAACAGAAGCTCTGGTTCTTTTGGGATGCAAAGCAGCGATCGTCGGAAGAAACCCCGAGAAAACTTTGGAGGCCGCTCGCGAAATATCAAAGCTGAGCCCTCGCCGCGACAGCACGGAGAATGACAGCGTCGGGGGAGATAGTGTCTTGGCCATCCACAGCGTGGATGTTCGAGAGATCGGGCAGCTGGAACAGGCTGTTGCGCGCACGGTTGAGAGATTCGGGCGTATCGACTTTGTCAtcgctggcgctgcagGCAACTTCATCGCCCCGTTTTCGCAGCTGTCAGCAAACGCCTTCAAATCTGTCGTCTCGATCGACTTACTGGGAAGCTTCAACACGGCCAAGGCGTGCCTAGcggagctcaagaaaaataAGGGAGCTATCCTGTTTGTGTCCGCCACTTTTCACTACTACGGCGTGCCGTTCCAGAGCCACGTCGGAGCTGCCAAGGCCGGGGTCGACGCCCTTTCCAACGCGCTGGCCGTAGAACTTGGAGTGTCTGGCATTCGCAGCAACTGCATAGCTCCGGGAGTCATCGAGGGCACCGAAGGGGTCTCCAGGCTTACCGGCAACGTCTCAGAGGAACAAATACGCTCAAAGATCCCGCTGCAGCGCTTTGGCACCACCAGAGACATCGCTGAAACCACAGTCTACTTGTTTTCAGATGCAGCAAAATACGTGACCGGCACGGTGCATATTGTTGATGGCGGCATGTGGCATCTAGGAACGCACTTTGGCCGTGATTTATATCCTCAGAACCTGCTTACCGAGGAAAATGCTAAATTATGA
- the PSY2 gene encoding Psy2p (similar to uniprot|P40164 Saccharomyces cerevisiae YNL201C PSY2 Nuclear protein of unknown function deletion results in sensitivity to anticancer drugs oxaliplatin and cisplatin but not mitomycin C deletion is synthetically lethal with a chitin synthase (CHS1) null mutant), which yields MNGVRQDELRETESKRVKVYILEQNEWKDTGTGFCIGKVDKEERQAEQNAPPEDALAAYLVVNDEEAPEKTLLWSKLEGNIEYQRQEETLIVWKDLSGQDIALSFEESTGCDALCDFIIKIQKSSENNISLVAVRSNDDGMGSVHEIITGPVNLPCNDAEQDEKQLMEALKILNENTAFEYLRSETMEFVLKSNYVATLIKLFEKAEAGHKLRELLLLSNILKTLTLYNQRELLEQMVGDEYIMGVVGILEYDTEFPTSKANHREYLLHSGPHFKEVVPLNSDDMKRIIKKTYRLQFFKDVVLVRFLDEHSFNIISDIILDLQTCIINFIQDETFLPKLIALYTAASPDTPIETKRDGIRMLHQCVQITKNLEHSEKSRFFKALVRAGLFKIFDFAFGQETDSGIRILATDMVISIIEHDILLINSVQNELINQPEGLDQEQQHSHKQPAENGNCTVSSDVSLLAILSKILLTDKSLGLKEQVVQALNTLLHPEGCMGMDPDYNDSGGVDMMMNFNDARSNGMNEENLIDNMNFQMTDYFNNFYTQVAPQLFAPLITNSLSTPDDDVLLIYLVKLINFVSTEHNRRLSREFIMENNILKNIAKLLDPQRMLQLRLTVVRCLKSIVCLNDEFYHRYLISENLYAPVMDLLRENLHEDNLANSSILDFFKIVSSQCMQALELKASDKRNFIMLNKHLVKNYRDILLEVDYVPFTKDMIRMYDEGEGQLRESVTESTSMVYAKEGKRTFSETLETTKVSTSEETTTFKKAMEKITSAPPQSFIKEDVLGTEF from the coding sequence ATGAATGGCGTCAGGCAGGATGAGCTGCGAGAAACGGAGTCGAAGCGCGTGAAGGTTTACATATTGGAACAGAACGAGTGGAAGGACACAGGTACCGGATTCTGCATCGGGAAGGTGGACAAGGAGGAGCGGCAAGCGGAGCAGAACGCGCCCCCGGAAGACGCGTTAGCCGCTTACTTAGTGGTCAACGACGAAGAGGCGCCGGAGAAGACGCTGCTGTGGTCGAAGCTGGAAGGGAACATTGAGTACCAGCGGCAGGAGGAGACGCTGATTGTGTGGAAGGACTTGTCGGGTCAGGACATCGCGCTCAGCTTCGAGGAAAGCACAGGCTGCGACGCGTTGTGCGatttcatcatcaaaatccaaaaatCTTCTGAGAACAACATCTCGCTGGTCGCGGTGCGCTCTAATGACGACGGCATGGGCTCTGTTCATGAAATCATCACCGGGCCCGTGAACCTGCCCTGCAACGATGCGGAGCAGGACGAGAAGCAGCTGATGGAGGCGCTCAAGATCCTCAACGAAAACACGGCTTTCGAGTACCTGCGGTCTGAGACCATGGAGTTCGTGCTGAAGTCGAACTACGTCGCGACCCTGATCAAGCTGTTTGAGAAGGCCGAGGCTGGCCACAAGCTGCgggagctgctgctcctgaGCAACATTCTCAAGACTCTGACGCTGTACAACCAGCGCGAGCTTCTCGAACAGATGGTCGGGGACGAGTACATCATGGGGGTAGTGGGCATTCTCGAGTACGACACGGAGTTCCCCACCAGTAAAGCAAACCACCGAGAGTACTTGCTGCACTCGGGGCCCCACTTCAAGGAGGTGGTGCCGCTGAACAGCGACGATATGAAAAGAATTATCAAGAAGACCTACCGGCtgcagtttttcaaggacGTCGTACTAGTGCGTTTCTTGGACGAGCACAGCTTCAACATTATATCCGACATCATTCTGGATTTACAAACCTGCATTATCAATTTCATACAGGATGAAACGTTTCTCCCGAAACTGATCGCTCTATACACGGCAGCCTCCCCAGACACCCCTATCGAGACTAAGAGGGACGGCATACGCATGCTTCACCAGTGCGTCCAGATAACAAAGAATCTGGAGCATTCCGAAAAGTCcaggtttttcaaggctctGGTGAGAGCAGGTTTGTTCAAGATCTTCGATTTTGCATTCGGTCAAGAGACAGACAGCGGAATCAGAATCCTGGCCACGGACATGGTAATAAGCATTATAGAGCACGACATCCTGCTGATCAACAGCGTACAGAATGAGCTCATTAACCAGCCAGAAGGCTTAGAccaagagcagcagcattcTCATAAGCAGCCCGCTGAAAATGGCAACTGCACTGTATCGTCAGACGTATCTCTGCTTGCGATCTTGTCCAAGATTCTTTTGACAGACAAAAGCTTGGGACTAAAGGAGCAGGTGGTACAGGCTTTAAACACGCTACTTCACCCGGAGGGTTGCATGGGCATGGATCCAGACTATAATGACTCCGGAGGCGTTGACATGATGATGAACTTTAATGACGCACGTTCTAATGGAATGAACGAGGAAAACCTTATTGACAACATGAATTTCCAGATGACAGactacttcaacaacttttACACCCAAGTCGCCCCACAGCTTTTTGCACCCCTCATAACCAATTCCCTGAGTACTCCTGATGATGACGTTCTTTTGATTTACTTGGTAAAGCTGATCAATTTCGTCAGTACGGAACACAACCGCCGGCTTTCCCGCGAATTCATAATGGAGAAtaacattttgaaaaacataGCCAAGCTCTTGGATCCTCAACGCATGCTCCAGCTCCGCTTAACTGTGGTTCGATGCTTGAAAAGCATAGTGTGTTTGAATGACGAGTTTTACCACAGATACCTTATTTCAGAGAATCTTTACGCCCCAGTAATGGACTTGCTGCGCGAAAATCTTCATGAAGACAACTTGGCCAACTCGAGCATTCtggatttcttcaaaatcgtcTCTTCTCAGTGTATGCAGGCTCTGGAGCTCAAGGCGTCTGATAAGAGAAACTTCATCATGCTCAACAAGCATTTGGTGAAAAATTACCGTGACATTCTGCTCGAAGTCGACTACGTGCCCTTCACCAAGGATATGATTAGAATGTATGACGAGGGAGAAGGGCAGCTCCGCGAGAGCGTCACGGAGTCTACTAGCATGGTTTACGCAAAAGAGGGCAAACGGACATTTTCAGAAACCTTGGAGACTACCAAAGTCAGCACAAGCGAGGAGACCACGACGTTCAAAAAAGCCATGGAGAAAATCACCTCAGCTCCACCACAAAGTTTCATAAAGGAAGATGTACTGGGTACTGAGTTTTAA
- the RTT106 gene encoding Rtt106p (weakly similar to uniprot|P40161 Saccharomyces cerevisiae YNL206C RTT106 Regulator of Ty1 Transposition - same phenotype as RTT101 - RTT105 disruption causes increase in Ty1 transposition. Isolated from the same screen as the other named RTT genes.): MATNFLDNIPQDLSKRIKTVCERDGSALKIFEDLYNYARQDPELRKKPKGEEFLSEVPQDAVIFQLKDVSVLTPFRKKLNLVISVSPVTGKPALSLSKDMIPQLSITQLNTSVKFATFLPFPEKKNMAYLFIRYVPEGDPAANEYVLVTLNKDATVKQFQAAGLLNSESAEFSSCVEYIRKQAILVGFRISDPFSATSGAAPSFHVEAHRGTKEGTLYFLPDHVLFGFKKPILLFSSQEIESITYSSITRLTFNVTLITKSGDKFEFSMIDQNEYTLIDDYVKRKQVIDNSMSEENKAKSAHKDQNAAEHASLLEEAAQQLKGEGNVGDIPLESDDEEADVDFEGDSNLSDGSDSGSGSDQEDQEDEEENSGSAAEEKTEETAVPENENRPQTHDIALATGEEEEEEEEIAENEQGEEEEEQYEDEEDSGVEYD, translated from the coding sequence ATGGCGaccaacttcttggacaACATTCCTCAAGACTTGAGCAAGAGAATCAAAACAGTGTGCGAACGCGATGGATCcgctttgaaaatttttgaggaTCTTTACAACTATGCGAGACAAGACCCCGagctgagaaagaagcctAAAGGCGAAGAATTTTTAAGCGAAGTCCCACAAGACGCGGTAATATTCCAGCTGAAAGATGTCTCAGTGCTTACACCATTCAGGaaaaaattgaatttgGTAATATCCGTGTCGCCAGTGACTGGAAAGCCTGCGTTGTCACTGTCGAAGGATATGATCCCTCAACTCTCTATCACGCAGTTAAACACCAGTGTTAAATTTGCCACTTTCCTGCCGTTCCCggagaaaaaaaatatgGCCTATTTATTCATACGCTACGTCCCAGAAGGGGACCCAGCGGCTAACGAGTACGTTCTTGTGACCCTCAACAAAGATGCGACGGTAAAACAGTTCCAGGCGGCAGGACTTCTAAACAGCGAGTCCGCAGAATTTTCCAGCTGTGTCGAATACATCCGCAAGCAGGCCATCCTGGTAGGATTCCGCATTTCTGATCCATTCTCAGCCACATCAGGTGCCGCGCCCTCATTCCATGTGGAGGCGCATCGAGGTACTAAAGAGGGCACTCTTTACTTTCTGCCAGACCATGTTCTGTTTGGGTTCAAGAAGCCAATCTTACTCTTCTCCTCTCAAGAAATCGAATCGATCACATACTCTTCAATTACCAGGCTGACGTTTAATGTCACTCTGATAACAAAGAGCGGCGACAAGTTCGAGTTTTCGATGATTGACCAGAACGAATACACGCTCATTGACGACTACGTGAAGAGAAAACAGGTGATTGACAACTCTATGagcgaagaaaacaaagcaaaGAGTGCGCATAAAGATCAAAACGCAGCAGAGCATGCCTCACTTCTAGAAGAAGCTGCACAACAGCTGAAAGGCGAGGGTAATGTTGGCGATATACCATTAGAATCTGATGACGAGGAGGCAGACGTCGATTTCGAAGGCGACAGTAATTTGTCTGACGGCAGCGACTCCGGCTCAGGCTCAGACCAAGAGGACcaggaagatgaggaagagaactctggctctgctgctgaggAAAAAACCGAGGAAACAGCTGTGCCTGAAAACGAAAACAGGCCGCAAACCCACGACATAGCTCTAGCAACAggtgaggaagaagaggaagaagaagaaattgcCGAAAACGAGCAAggtgaggaagaagaggaacagtacgaagatgaggaagactCTGGAGTGGAGTACGACTAA
- the SPS18 gene encoding Sps18p (similar to uniprot|P35197 Saccharomyces cerevisiae YDL226C GCS1 ADP-ribosylation factor GTPase activating protein) produces the protein MSGEWKVNPDNRRRLLQLQKIGSNKKCVDCEAPNPQWASPKFGIFICLECAGIHRGLGVHISFVRSITMDQFKPEELERMEKGGNEPFSDYLASHGVDLKLPPKVKYDNPIAADYKDKLTASVEGTEWQEPDRSDFDPASLSDTGSAVSGSNKGASIDASAAGSALGAGAALGPKASDGTPLGSRRGSPQIPDSQREKNEAYFAELGKKNQSKSDTLPPSQGGKYQGFGNTPANPQKKDLNSSMATLSLGNLQKDPLGTFSKGWSLFSSAITKSMEEVNESMIKPGVQQIQSKELSEEAKRAAAQFGQKFQETSTYGYQAFSNFTKNLQEQYQQGPATDSQFTKLFDSISQEREQQVKDSATGASGAKAKKSEEDEWDEF, from the coding sequence ATGTCTGGAGAGTGGAAAGTTAATCCAGACAACagaagaaggctgttgcagctgcagaagatCGGGAGCAACAAGAAGTGCGTTGATTGCGAGGCACCCAATCCTCAGTGGGCGTCGCCTAAGTTCGGTATTTTCATCTGTCTGGAGTGTGCGGGGATTCACAGAGGCCTGGGAGTGCACATCTCGTTTGTCAGGTCAATTACAATGGACCAGTTCAAGcctgaggagcttgagcgCATGGAGAAGGGAGGAAACGAGCCCTTCAGCGACTACCTGGCGTCGCACGGCGTGGACCTGAAGCTGCCTCCAAAGGTCAAGTACGACAACCCAATCGCGGCGGACTACAAGGACAAGCTCACTGCGAGCGTTGAGGGCACCGAGTGGCAGGAGCCAGACCGCTCTGACTTCGACCCAGCATCGCTCTCGGACACGGGCTCCGCGGTGTCTGGCTCCAACAAGGGGGCCTCAATTGATGCGTCTGCTGCCGGAAGCGCCCTCGGCGCTGGGGCAGCGCTCGGCCCCAAGGCCAGCGACGGGACGCCGCTGGGCTCGCGCCGCGGCTCGCCACAAATTCCTGATTCGCAACGCGAGAAAAACGAAGCGTATTTCGCAGAGCTGggcaagaagaaccagTCCAAGTCGGACACCCTGCCTCCATCCCAGGGAGGCAAGTACCAAGGCTTCGGCAACACTCCTGCGAATCCACAGAAGAAGGACCTCAACAGCTCGATGGCCACGTTGTCGCTCGGTAATCTACAAAAGGACCCTCTGGGCACTTTTTCTAAAGGCTGGAGTCTCTTTTCTAGCGCCATCACCAAGTCCATGGAGGAGGTGAACGAGTCCATGATCAAGCCTGGTGTACAGCAAATACAGTCCAAGGAGCTGTCGGAGGAAGCCAAAAGGGCGGCTGCTCAGTTTGGCCAAAAATTTCAGGAAACCTCCACCTACGGGTACCAAGCGTTTTCCAACTTTACAAAGAACTTGCAGGAGCAGTATCAGCAAGGGCCGGCTACTGACAGTCAGTTTACGAAGCTGTTTGATAGTATAAGTCAGGAACGGGAGCAGCAAGTCAAGGACTCGGCAACTGGCGCCTCGGGAGCCAAGGCTAAGAAGTCTGAGGAAGATGAATGGGATGAATTTTAG
- the RIO2 gene encoding protein kinase RIO2 (similar to uniprot|P40160 Saccharomyces cerevisiae YNL207W RIO2 Protein required for cell viability) produces MKLDISNMRYMTAEDFRVLQAVEQGSRNHEVVPTQMIHQISGMRSQSGTNRSIGDLAKLKLVSRMRNIKYDGFRLTYNGFDYLGLRAMLSRDTIYSVGNVIGVGKESDVYRVSAKDGSARVLKIHRLGRTSFTTVKNNRDYLKRNQSGSWMFLSRLAANKEYQFMSLLHSKGFTVPEPFDNSRHMILMELIDGYPMRNMRLHKNLPKLYSDLMLFIVKLANHGLIHCDFNEFNIMIKNSVTGPEDNGFIVIDFPQCISIQHQDAEFFFKRDVDCIRRFFKKKLKFEPRVDESMLDVDGFGDGYKYPYPVFERDVKRCDNLDELVQASGFSKKHPGDRRWEEAAEQMRKEVSEQDVVEGDPNDLLEAEESSEGYSEGYSDDEYYSSEEEEESEEGEDSLEEENERIVEALSSGVANLKMDKLGNYVLED; encoded by the coding sequence ATGAAGCTTGATATTAGCAATATGCGCTATATGACCGCGGAGGACTTCCGCGTCCTGCAGGCCGTGGAGCAGGGGTCAAGAAACCACGAGGTCGTCCCCACACAGATGATCCACCAAATCTCCGGGATGAGGTCCCAGTCGGGAACGAATCGGTCGATTGGCGACCTCGCAAAGCTGAAACTTGTTTCGAGGATGCGTAACATAAAATACGACGGGTTCCGTCTCACCTACAATGGCTTTGATTACCTCGGCCTCAGAGCTATGCTCAGCCGCGACACGATCTACTCGGTGGGAAATGTGATTGGTGTCGGTAAGGAGTCTGATGTGTACCGCGTTAGCGCCAAGGACGGTAGTGCACGCGTGCTGAAGATCCACCGTCTGGGTCGCACGTCCTTCACCACTGTGAAAAACAACAGAGACTACTTGAAGCGTAACCAGAGCGGAAGCTGGATGTTTCTTTCCCGCTTAGCAGCCAACAAGGAGTACCAGTTTATGAGCCTGCTGCATAGCAAGGGTTTCACTGTTCCCGAGCCTTTTGACAACTCCCGCCACATGATCCTTATGGAGTTGATCGACGGATATCCCATGCGTAACATGCGATTGCATAAAAACCTCCCTAAGCTGTACAGCGACCTGATGCTATTTATCGTCAAACTCGCCAATCACGGCCTAATCCACTGTGACTTTAACGAATTCAACATCATGATAAAGAATTCTGTTACCGGTCCCGAGGACAATGGCTTCATTGTTATCGACTTCCCACAATGTATTTCGATCCAGCATCAAGATGCggagtttttcttcaagagagACGTGGACTGTATCCGCAGATTCTttaaaaagaagctgaagttcGAGCCTCGCGTGGACGAATCTATGCTAGATGTTGACGGATTCGGTGACGGTTACAAATACCCTTACCCTGTATTCGAAAGAGATGTGAAAAGATGTGATAATCTGGACGAGCTAGTTCAAGCGTCCGGTTTCAGTAAAAAACATCCTGGTGACAGAAGGTGGGAAGAGGCCGCCGAACAGATGCGAAAGGAGGTGAGTGAACAAGATGTTGTGGAGGGAGATCCCAACGACCTTTTGGAGGCCGAAGAAAGCTCAGAGGGTTACTCTGAGGGTTACTCTGACGACGAGTACTATAGCtccgaggaagaggaggaatCCGAAGAAGGTGAAGACTCCttagaagaagagaatGAACGGATTGTTGAGGCTCTGTCGAGTGGTGTGGCTAACCTCAAGATGGACAAGCTCGGGAACTACGTGCTTGAAGATTAA
- the MER1 gene encoding Mer1p (some similarities with uniprot|P16523 Saccharomyces cerevisiae YNL210W MER1 Protein with RNA- binding motifs required for meiosis-specific mRNA splicing required for chromosome pairing and meiotic recombination) — protein sequence MDVCLEPPTVHQDQEAWQSYSLDQGEVGDPSTPRTAGSRAAAKGVLKGPVSRDSNEKEASQGTVSRLEQVFRGARDSVSVRVACTVRADAPRARFLVSRLRVRSFLEALALAGGGRERRLTGTLTITADSYHSATVECPLDVELLTSVVGDAPVCMLLPRELVHVIRSGGLELRSQVRALSARAITLESIKSAPVFADLASLAAHSFYKCPHAPFCPIPARATPRCISATLVAPAACSRAPSEITTHTVRLNKPEITFLIGRQGARIEQLRLQSRAVIKILPIPARLSANQLANPACIEQCLSITGDIESVARAVCLVGALLETFRQAPRHVR from the coding sequence ATGGACGTCTGTTTAGAGCCGCCAACGGTACACCAGGATCAGGAAGCATGGCAATCCTATTCACTAGACCAAGGAGAGGTTGGAGATCCTTCGACGCCGCGCACTGCGGgctcgcgcgccgcggcaAAGGGCGTTCTTAAAGGCCCTGTTTCAAGGGACTCTAACGAAAAGGAGGCAAGCCAAGGAACCGTGTCGCGGCTGGAGCAGGTTTTCCGAGGTGCTCGTGACTCCGTGTCGGTACGTGTTGCGTGCACGGTGCGCGCAGACGCGCCTCGTGCGCGCTTTCTGGTTTCGCGGCTCAGAGTCCGGAGTTTCTTGGAAGCGCTTGCGCTCGCTGGCGGCGGTCGCGAGCGACGCCTAACGGGCACGCTCACGATTACCGCAGACTCATACCACTCTGCAACTGTGGAGTGTCCGCTGGACGTCGAGCTGCTGACCTCGGTGGTCGGCGATGCGCCGGTGTGCATGCTTCTGCCGCGAGAGCTTGTACACGTGATCCGCTCGGGCGGGCTGGAGCTGCGGTCGCAGGTGCGCGCGCTTAGCGCGCGCGCTATTACGCTCGAAAGCATTAAATCCGCGCCTGTTTTTGCCGATCTCGCGAGCCTGGCCGCGCACAGCTTCTACAAGTGCCCGCACGCGCCGTTCTGCCCCATCCCTGCGCGAGCGACGCCGCGGTGCATCTCTGCCACGCTTGTTGCCCCAGCCGCATGCTCGCGGGCCCCGTCAGAGATCACCACCCACACGGTTCGCCTGAACAAGCCCGAGATCACCTTCCTCATTGGCCGCCAGGGCGCCCGAATCGAACAGCTAAGGCtccagtcacgtgccgtCATCAAAATCCTACCCATCCCGGCCCGCCTCTCCGCCAACCAGCTCGCCAACCCCGCCTGTATCGAGCAGTGTCTCTCTATCACCGGCGACATTGAGTCCGTGGCCCGCGCCGTGTGTCTTGTGGGCGCGCTACTCGAGACCTTCCGCCAAGCGCCGCGGCACGTGCGCTGA